A single Corynebacterium resistens DSM 45100 DNA region contains:
- a CDS encoding thiol-disulfide oxidoreductase DCC family protein, whose protein sequence is MPVQGTFFYDGDCGFCQWSANKLRELTGERLEIRPAWVGRSQPGLPAAVDRGVQERIECEAVYWSLKSEVEKAGHAPALFGGHRAIARVLEECGRRPWIRAIGRVIALPVVSPAAGVLYRVIARYRHKLGPLVGEQACALPRD, encoded by the coding sequence ATGCCTGTTCAAGGAACTTTCTTCTATGACGGTGACTGCGGCTTTTGTCAATGGTCGGCTAATAAGTTGCGTGAGCTGACAGGCGAGAGGTTGGAAATCCGCCCGGCGTGGGTGGGACGGTCGCAGCCCGGCTTGCCTGCAGCAGTGGATCGTGGTGTACAGGAGCGGATCGAGTGCGAGGCGGTGTACTGGAGCTTGAAAAGTGAGGTCGAGAAGGCCGGCCATGCCCCGGCATTATTCGGCGGCCATCGTGCTATCGCGCGAGTGCTCGAAGAATGTGGGCGAAGGCCTTGGATCCGGGCAATTGGCCGCGTGATTGCTCTGCCGGTGGTTTCCCCGGCTGCCGGTGTGTTGTACCGGGTGATTGCCCGTTACCGTCACAAGCTGGGGCCGCTAGTCGGCGAACAGGCGTGTGCGTTGCCGAGGGATTAG
- a CDS encoding cation:dicarboxylate symporter family transporter — protein sequence MAYTEINSDRGPSIAPSKREKKDNTHWLYIAVIIAVIGGIVLGLVAPDTAKALKPLGSTFVDIIKMIIPPVIFCTIVLGIGSVRAAASVGKAGGIALAYFITMSTFALAIGLAVGNIIQPGEGLDIHANAKAVQDALDKNAEQPHGLMGFIQSIVPDTFFSAFTSGSVLQVLVIALLVGFAIQSMGKAGEPILGFVAHLQKLVFKILGWILWLAPIGAFGAIAAVVGATGVKAVVQLGVLMLAFYLTCLIFIFVILGTILKVFTGFNIFKLVKYLGKEFLLIFATSSSESALPNLMRKMEHIGVDKSTVGIVVPTGYSFNLDGTAIYLTMASIFVADAMGKPMSVGEQISLLVFMIIASKGAAGVTGAGIATLAAGLQSHRPDLLDGVGVIVGIDRFMSEARALTNFAGNSVATLLVGTWTKTIDKEQVHRVLDGKDPYVATEEDGDVNLRYPSVSNPATENLQPTPQLNLDAYHGSAASTSGEAQPASQSGDERPDLSTSKGPLDK from the coding sequence ATGGCTTACACAGAAATCAACTCGGATCGAGGTCCGAGTATCGCTCCGAGCAAGCGAGAGAAGAAAGATAATACCCACTGGCTGTACATCGCGGTGATCATCGCCGTTATTGGTGGCATCGTCTTGGGCTTGGTGGCCCCGGATACTGCAAAAGCACTAAAGCCATTGGGTAGTACATTCGTCGATATCATCAAGATGATCATCCCCCCGGTGATCTTCTGCACCATCGTGCTTGGTATCGGTTCCGTCCGGGCTGCAGCCTCCGTGGGTAAAGCCGGCGGTATCGCCTTGGCCTACTTCATCACAATGTCCACCTTCGCCCTTGCCATTGGCTTGGCAGTTGGAAATATTATCCAGCCTGGTGAGGGACTGGATATTCACGCCAATGCCAAAGCTGTACAGGATGCGTTGGATAAGAATGCTGAACAGCCACACGGACTGATGGGCTTCATTCAATCCATCGTCCCTGACACATTCTTCTCTGCTTTCACCAGCGGTTCTGTTCTACAGGTTTTGGTTATTGCGCTGCTTGTCGGTTTTGCAATTCAGTCCATGGGTAAGGCTGGCGAACCGATTCTTGGTTTCGTCGCGCACCTGCAAAAGCTCGTCTTCAAGATCCTTGGTTGGATCCTCTGGCTGGCACCTATCGGTGCGTTCGGTGCTATCGCTGCAGTTGTTGGTGCAACCGGCGTTAAGGCTGTCGTCCAGCTGGGCGTGCTTATGCTGGCCTTTTACCTCACCTGCCTGATCTTTATCTTCGTGATCCTGGGAACCATCCTGAAGGTCTTCACCGGGTTCAACATCTTCAAGTTGGTCAAGTACTTGGGCAAGGAATTCTTGCTGATTTTCGCTACGTCTTCCTCCGAATCCGCACTGCCAAACTTGATGCGCAAGATGGAGCACATCGGCGTGGACAAGTCCACCGTTGGAATTGTGGTGCCCACTGGTTACTCCTTCAACCTGGATGGCACGGCAATCTATCTCACCATGGCCTCCATCTTCGTGGCCGATGCCATGGGCAAGCCAATGAGTGTCGGCGAGCAGATCAGTCTGTTGGTATTCATGATCATCGCCTCCAAGGGTGCGGCCGGTGTGACCGGTGCAGGCATTGCAACCCTGGCAGCTGGTTTGCAATCCCACCGCCCAGATTTGCTCGACGGCGTGGGGGTAATTGTGGGTATCGACCGCTTCATGTCAGAAGCCCGCGCATTGACGAACTTTGCCGGTAACTCCGTGGCTACCTTGCTAGTTGGCACGTGGACTAAAACCATCGATAAAGAACAGGTACACCGCGTACTTGATGGCAAAGATCCGTACGTTGCTACCGAAGAAGATGGGGACGTCAACCTGCGTTACCCATCGGTTTCCAATCCTGCGACCGAAAATCTACAACCCACTCCGCAGTTGAACCTTGATGCCTACCACGGTTCCGCAGCTAGCACCTCCGGCGAGGCACAGCCAGCCTCCCAATCCGGCGATGAACGCCCGGACCTATCCACTTCGAAAGGACCCTTGGATAAATAA
- a CDS encoding ABC transporter ATP-binding protein, with translation MTPSQQPQNSPPNVDHATRPVCIEACQVVKSFPSRSGTVIAVDGVDLHIRSGEIVALLGSNGAGKTTFLDLVLGLQTPTSGNLQVFGASPRSAIKAEKVGAVLQTGGLLPDMTVKNTIRMIASTFSNPLPIDDVLTAAQLHDISDRKIAKCSGGEQQRVRFAMALLGNPQLLVLDEPTTGMDTGARFDFWDNMKAQAQAGRTIIFATHYLEEAEQFAQRIVMMSKGTVVADGSVEEIVSQSPQRSLSDVFLHYTRGKSLDTHTTSAVNCMKGTSR, from the coding sequence ATGACCCCATCACAGCAACCACAAAATTCGCCTCCGAACGTCGATCATGCTACCCGACCTGTCTGCATCGAAGCCTGCCAGGTAGTCAAGAGTTTCCCTTCCCGAAGTGGAACCGTCATTGCAGTTGATGGGGTTGATCTACACATTCGCAGTGGAGAAATCGTTGCGTTACTGGGTTCCAATGGAGCGGGAAAGACCACATTTCTGGATCTCGTTCTGGGGCTCCAAACTCCCACTAGTGGCAACCTTCAAGTCTTCGGTGCTTCCCCTCGCTCCGCAATCAAGGCCGAAAAGGTTGGCGCGGTCTTGCAAACCGGTGGTCTCCTACCGGACATGACGGTCAAGAATACGATTCGCATGATCGCTTCCACATTCTCGAATCCACTACCTATCGATGACGTGCTCACCGCAGCACAATTACACGACATCTCCGACCGAAAAATCGCCAAGTGTTCAGGCGGCGAACAGCAGCGCGTTCGCTTCGCCATGGCTCTGCTCGGTAACCCCCAGCTCCTTGTGCTCGACGAACCCACCACTGGAATGGATACCGGAGCTCGTTTCGACTTCTGGGACAACATGAAAGCCCAAGCGCAAGCAGGCCGGACAATCATTTTCGCCACCCACTACCTTGAAGAGGCCGAGCAGTTTGCCCAGCGCATCGTGATGATGTCCAAGGGAACCGTGGTGGCGGACGGCAGTGTGGAAGAAATCGTTTCCCAAAGCCCCCAGAGAAGTCTCTCCGACGTATTCCTGCACTACACCCGCGGAAAAAGCCTCGATACCCACACCACTAGCGCGGTCAATTGCATGAAAGGAACCAGCCGATGA
- a CDS encoding ABC transporter permease: MAQSYTDYPIGNGNVAAYVMIGLALFAGVTGVVGSAGSAILENQSGWSRNLALTPLPSSTYFSAKATSIAIRAILPVSAVFLTGALTGAKMAPTAWILSFLITIACCIPFGFYGLVWPLISSSPSIVSVAASSTVVLGFIGNLFIPLGGTLLSISRFTPLYGPALLARWPLAQGHITSMSSPNFSSEPLSFAVANLIVWTIIFVGLWSALNKRDKKR; encoded by the coding sequence ATGGCTCAGTCATACACCGATTACCCCATTGGAAATGGCAACGTAGCTGCCTACGTAATGATTGGCTTGGCCCTTTTCGCAGGTGTTACAGGTGTCGTAGGTTCAGCCGGATCCGCTATTTTGGAAAACCAATCCGGATGGTCTCGGAATCTAGCATTAACGCCGCTGCCGTCATCGACGTACTTTTCGGCGAAAGCCACAAGCATCGCAATCCGTGCCATTCTCCCCGTCTCAGCTGTTTTCCTGACGGGTGCGTTAACGGGTGCGAAGATGGCCCCGACAGCGTGGATTCTTAGTTTCCTCATTACCATCGCCTGCTGTATCCCCTTTGGGTTCTATGGGCTAGTGTGGCCACTTATTTCTTCTTCGCCCAGCATTGTGTCGGTCGCCGCGAGCTCGACAGTAGTGCTCGGATTCATCGGTAACCTCTTTATCCCCCTCGGAGGAACACTTCTCAGCATCTCTCGCTTTACCCCTTTGTACGGCCCAGCCCTGCTGGCGCGTTGGCCACTTGCGCAGGGACACATCACCAGCATGAGCTCCCCAAATTTCTCCTCCGAACCCCTATCTTTTGCCGTGGCAAACTTAATCGTATGGACAATAATCTTCGTCGGTCTGTGGTCAGCACTGAACAAACGCGACAAGAAGCGCTAA
- a CDS encoding sensor histidine kinase, which produces MDNNLRRSVVSTEQTRQEALTHRDHPLAAPWRGFNWEETLPAAIWLVFCIFPIQATVTAPISNTLKTGTIALFLTFVAFYIFTFGAHRYYPRGITNSSRVLIYGGIFILFLIAIWLVAGLATLSFVCYFVGFLAFIFRRQHPRSGLFLIAATILIATTIGITVANDMGDRLLVVSLATFSPLIVYVISVLSNRQEEKATLTQKLQLAEERERIAADLHDLLGNTLTVIHLKSEVAERMLARDATRAEQEIKEITQLARQSLSEVRAAVTRIQSPDLEGEINASYRALSTANIAFHLTGEPKVAGKNDGLFAWIIREGITNVIRHSKAKNCWVDIVEGKIQVQDDGVGWVQRGVIAEKEGGLNGLRKRVSLAGGSLLIHSVEGKGTTLLASMTGNREWIRAPHNMASAAEESNAGSVVGEESEDD; this is translated from the coding sequence ATGGACAATAATCTTCGTCGGTCTGTGGTCAGCACTGAACAAACGCGACAAGAAGCGCTAACTCATCGCGACCATCCACTGGCCGCACCATGGCGAGGGTTCAACTGGGAGGAAACCCTCCCAGCGGCCATCTGGCTAGTATTTTGCATTTTCCCAATTCAAGCGACCGTGACCGCCCCGATTTCAAACACCCTGAAAACTGGGACAATCGCTCTATTCCTGACGTTTGTAGCTTTCTATATATTCACCTTTGGCGCTCACCGTTATTATCCACGTGGCATCACGAATTCATCCCGGGTCTTAATCTACGGCGGCATTTTCATACTTTTTCTCATAGCCATCTGGCTAGTAGCGGGCCTCGCTACCCTGTCTTTCGTCTGCTACTTCGTGGGATTTCTGGCTTTTATCTTCCGTAGACAACATCCACGATCAGGTCTATTTTTAATCGCAGCAACAATCCTTATAGCAACCACAATCGGAATCACTGTTGCGAACGATATGGGGGACCGACTGCTCGTGGTCTCTCTAGCCACCTTCAGCCCCCTCATTGTCTATGTGATTTCAGTACTGAGTAATCGACAAGAGGAAAAGGCAACCTTGACTCAGAAGCTACAGCTTGCTGAAGAAAGGGAAAGGATCGCTGCTGATCTTCACGATCTCCTTGGCAATACCCTGACCGTGATTCATCTAAAGTCCGAGGTCGCTGAAAGGATGTTGGCTAGGGACGCAACCAGGGCCGAACAAGAAATCAAAGAAATCACACAACTCGCTCGCCAATCCCTATCCGAAGTTCGCGCTGCCGTTACCCGGATTCAAAGTCCTGACCTAGAAGGCGAAATCAACGCTTCATACAGAGCGCTGAGCACAGCGAATATTGCTTTCCACCTCACCGGGGAACCGAAAGTTGCTGGAAAAAACGACGGGTTATTCGCTTGGATTATTCGAGAAGGCATCACGAATGTCATTCGACATTCAAAAGCAAAGAATTGTTGGGTGGACATCGTCGAGGGCAAGATACAGGTCCAAGACGATGGTGTGGGCTGGGTGCAGCGAGGCGTCATTGCAGAAAAAGAAGGAGGACTGAACGGATTACGCAAACGAGTATCGCTGGCCGGCGGCAGCCTCCTTATTCATAGTGTCGAAGGCAAAGGAACTACTTTGCTGGCGAGTATGACAGGCAACCGAGAATGGATCCGTGCGCCACACAACATGGCCTCAGCGGCGGAAGAAAGCAATGCCGGAAGCGTTGTGGGAGAAGAGTCAGAAGATGATTAG
- a CDS encoding response regulator transcription factor: protein MIRVLLADDQSLVRGALAVLLDSEPDLAVVAETGSGSDCAQLVREHDVDVAILDIEMPGKNGIEATREIAESQLNCRCLIVTTFDRPGFLRQALEAGASGYVVKDTPAAQLAESVRRVHAGARVVDSALATEALYSPPSPLTPREVDVCREVLTGKSSANIAKALHLSEGTVRNHVSSAITKTQASNRYDAARIARDRGWL from the coding sequence ATGATTAGAGTGCTACTGGCAGACGATCAATCACTGGTGCGTGGGGCGCTTGCAGTCCTATTGGATTCAGAACCTGATTTAGCGGTAGTCGCCGAAACAGGATCAGGTTCAGATTGCGCACAACTGGTGCGCGAGCACGATGTAGATGTCGCAATCTTGGATATCGAAATGCCCGGGAAAAATGGAATCGAGGCCACCCGTGAGATTGCCGAATCTCAGCTGAATTGTCGGTGTTTGATCGTCACTACTTTCGATCGGCCAGGATTTCTGAGGCAAGCTCTAGAGGCCGGAGCTAGCGGGTATGTCGTCAAGGACACTCCTGCCGCGCAATTGGCCGAGTCTGTTCGCCGGGTGCACGCTGGTGCCCGCGTTGTGGATTCGGCGCTTGCGACCGAAGCTTTGTACAGTCCCCCATCGCCTCTCACCCCTCGGGAGGTGGACGTGTGCCGCGAAGTGCTCACGGGGAAGTCCTCGGCAAATATTGCCAAGGCGCTGCACCTTTCAGAAGGCACGGTGCGCAACCACGTGTCCTCTGCAATAACAAAAACCCAAGCGAGTAACCGCTATGATGCGGCGCGGATCGCTCGGGATCGTGGGTGGTTGTAG
- a CDS encoding 3'-5' exonuclease, protein MNAPIPRFDPANMLSFDLETTGTDPKTCRIVTSAMISIEGRERKDQELLADPGVEIPEQATAVHGITTEYARENGSPHDEVLAQTIETIREAWQRGATLVVYNAPYDLSVLRALEPSFTVDGLVFDPLVVDRAMDPYRKGKRRLENVCEHYGIELTNAHEATADAVAAARVAWKLAKKYPQLAQDSGEELMVSQAQWFYESQIKLQEWFDSKGRDVTVGTSWPVQL, encoded by the coding sequence ATGAACGCACCCATTCCACGGTTTGATCCAGCCAACATGTTGAGCTTCGATTTAGAGACGACTGGGACTGATCCGAAGACTTGCCGGATAGTGACCAGTGCGATGATTTCCATCGAGGGACGAGAGCGCAAAGACCAAGAGCTACTTGCGGACCCAGGCGTGGAAATCCCAGAACAAGCCACAGCGGTACATGGCATCACAACTGAGTACGCTCGCGAAAATGGTAGTCCACATGATGAAGTCTTAGCGCAGACAATTGAAACGATCCGCGAAGCGTGGCAGCGGGGCGCCACACTGGTGGTATATAACGCGCCCTATGACCTAAGCGTTCTGCGTGCGCTCGAGCCCAGCTTCACAGTCGACGGACTGGTCTTTGATCCGCTTGTGGTTGACCGAGCTATGGATCCGTACCGCAAAGGCAAGCGGCGACTAGAAAATGTCTGTGAACATTACGGTATTGAGCTTACTAACGCCCACGAGGCCACTGCAGATGCAGTTGCGGCAGCACGAGTGGCATGGAAATTAGCGAAAAAATACCCCCAATTAGCGCAAGATAGCGGGGAGGAATTGATGGTTTCACAAGCTCAATGGTTCTACGAATCCCAGATTAAACTGCAGGAATGGTTCGACAGCAAGGGGCGTGATGTCACGGTAGGCACCAGCTGGCCTGTTCAACTGTAG
- the ligA gene encoding NAD-dependent DNA ligase LigA: MTTSENRWQELADEVRLHRERYYYGDPTISDADFDALLAQLRTLEDEHPELVTGPSPLTEVAPTPPTSSPFRNVDHRERMLSLDNVFDGAQLESWLERTPADTYLTELKIDGASINLLYVNGELELALTRGDGTTGEDITHNAKTLDDIPQKLKGTEEFPVPELVEVRGEVFITVEDFATMNAQRQAEGLKMFANPRNAAAGAMRQKNAEDTAKRPLRLICHGIGAREGFTPQSQHEAYQAIAAWGLPVSPYTKQVHSAKEVVEQVTYWGEHRHDAAHEMDGVVIKVDSLSEQLELGATSRAPRWAIAYKYPPEEAVTTLRNIRIGIGRTGRATPYAVMEPKYVAGSTVTMATLHNPTEAHRKGVMLGDRIMIRKAGEVIPEVLGPVEDERTGKERPFIYSSICPECGTVLAPSKEGDADWRCPNTRSCPGQLHTRLTYLSGRGAFDIDALGERAAYDLINSGVLSDESGLFNLKKQDLERTTAYSTKAGSLNKAGETLLEKLESAKQVDLWRVIVALSIRHAGPTAAKALAAHYHSIAAIQGASVEEMSTIEGVGEIIAQSIADWFTVDWHRNIVNSWSTAGVRMEEEVPEKSEEDLAQAKLLDGLTIVVTGTLENFDRDGAKEAIEARGGKAAGSVSKKTSFLVAGEKAGSKLTKAEDLGVPVLNEQQFVELLEKGSL, encoded by the coding sequence GTGACTACCTCCGAAAACCGCTGGCAAGAATTAGCCGATGAAGTGCGCTTGCACCGCGAGCGCTACTACTACGGCGATCCCACTATTTCCGACGCCGACTTCGATGCGTTATTAGCCCAGCTTCGGACTCTCGAAGATGAGCATCCAGAGCTCGTGACAGGCCCCAGCCCGCTGACGGAGGTTGCCCCTACTCCGCCCACTTCGAGTCCATTCCGCAATGTCGACCACCGCGAGCGCATGCTCAGCCTCGACAATGTCTTCGATGGTGCACAACTTGAGTCTTGGCTTGAGCGCACCCCGGCGGATACCTACCTCACGGAGTTGAAGATTGATGGTGCCTCCATCAATCTTCTTTACGTCAACGGTGAACTGGAGCTTGCTCTGACCCGCGGCGACGGCACGACGGGCGAGGACATCACGCACAATGCGAAAACTCTCGACGATATCCCGCAAAAGCTGAAGGGAACGGAGGAGTTTCCGGTTCCGGAGCTTGTGGAAGTCCGTGGCGAGGTTTTCATTACTGTTGAGGATTTCGCGACGATGAACGCCCAACGGCAGGCCGAGGGGCTGAAGATGTTCGCTAATCCCCGCAACGCAGCCGCCGGCGCTATGCGTCAAAAAAATGCCGAAGACACAGCGAAGCGACCGCTGCGCCTGATTTGCCACGGTATTGGCGCACGCGAAGGTTTCACTCCGCAATCGCAGCACGAGGCATACCAAGCAATTGCGGCATGGGGACTGCCAGTAAGCCCATATACGAAACAGGTGCATTCGGCGAAAGAAGTTGTCGAGCAGGTGACGTACTGGGGTGAACACCGCCATGACGCTGCGCATGAGATGGACGGAGTGGTCATCAAGGTCGATTCCCTCTCCGAACAGTTGGAGCTCGGGGCCACCAGCAGAGCGCCACGCTGGGCAATCGCCTACAAATATCCACCAGAAGAAGCTGTAACCACACTGCGCAACATTCGCATCGGCATCGGCCGCACCGGCCGGGCAACACCATACGCGGTCATGGAGCCGAAGTACGTGGCAGGTTCCACAGTTACGATGGCCACCTTGCACAACCCCACGGAGGCACACCGCAAAGGCGTGATGCTGGGCGATCGCATCATGATTCGCAAGGCTGGCGAAGTCATCCCCGAGGTACTCGGTCCAGTTGAGGACGAGCGCACCGGCAAAGAACGACCGTTCATTTACTCCAGCATCTGCCCCGAGTGTGGCACGGTTTTGGCTCCTTCCAAGGAGGGCGACGCCGATTGGCGCTGCCCCAATACCCGCTCTTGCCCAGGACAGCTGCACACGCGCCTGACGTACCTGTCCGGTCGCGGCGCCTTCGATATCGATGCTTTGGGCGAACGCGCGGCCTACGACTTGATTAATTCCGGTGTACTTTCTGATGAATCCGGGCTCTTCAACCTCAAAAAGCAAGATCTCGAACGAACCACTGCTTATTCCACTAAAGCCGGATCCTTGAATAAGGCAGGTGAAACGCTTCTAGAGAAGCTGGAGAGCGCCAAACAGGTTGATCTGTGGCGCGTGATCGTGGCGCTTTCGATTCGGCACGCGGGCCCGACTGCCGCGAAAGCGCTAGCTGCGCATTACCACTCCATCGCGGCGATTCAAGGGGCCAGCGTGGAAGAGATGTCCACCATCGAGGGGGTGGGCGAGATTATCGCGCAATCTATCGCGGACTGGTTTACTGTCGACTGGCACCGCAACATCGTGAACTCTTGGTCGACAGCGGGTGTTCGTATGGAAGAGGAAGTCCCAGAGAAGTCAGAAGAAGATTTGGCCCAAGCAAAGCTCTTGGACGGCCTCACAATCGTTGTGACGGGCACGCTGGAGAATTTCGATCGTGATGGCGCGAAGGAAGCCATTGAAGCTCGGGGCGGGAAAGCCGCGGGCAGCGTATCTAAAAAAACCAGCTTCCTCGTTGCAGGAGAGAAAGCTGGTTCGAAACTAACTAAGGCCGAGGATTTGGGAGTCCCCGTCCTTAATGAGCAGCAGTTCGTGGAACTGCTCGAAAAGGGTTCACTCTAA
- a CDS encoding cysteine desulfurase family protein, with amino-acid sequence MVNSSRLYLDNAATQRLRPEAHAAMQEAAHQLNPAGQYSSGRTARRVLEDSREEVAELLGADAAEVIFTGSGTEADNIAIQGLAFGSLAHRQARLVASAAIEHPAVAESVDWLTHGPIDFGFERADLQVDADGRVKTDSDVLETTLKSGENVAVMTCMWANNETGNIQPVRELARFARERNIPFHTDAVQAVGHVPVNFHELGATTLAASAHKFGGPKSVGILLARRDADILSPVRGGGQERKLRSGTVNVQGAAGAAAALAASVQRMEEENLEAANRRDRLRAAVEKVDGVRIWTQEPALAGHLHFSVPGAEGDSMIMLLDAAGVDASTGSACSAGVNRASTVLTAMGVDVSVARGALRLTVGPDADLNAVDDLAERLPRILEQARSAGMAF; translated from the coding sequence ATCGTGAATTCCTCCCGCCTATACCTAGACAATGCAGCCACCCAACGTTTGCGCCCCGAAGCACACGCGGCGATGCAAGAGGCAGCCCACCAACTCAATCCCGCTGGGCAGTACTCCTCTGGCCGCACGGCTCGGCGAGTGCTGGAGGACTCTCGCGAGGAGGTTGCCGAGCTTCTGGGAGCCGACGCCGCGGAGGTCATCTTCACCGGTTCTGGCACGGAGGCGGACAATATCGCGATCCAAGGCCTAGCGTTTGGCTCGTTGGCGCATCGGCAAGCACGCCTGGTAGCCAGTGCAGCCATTGAGCATCCAGCTGTGGCTGAATCCGTGGACTGGCTAACACATGGGCCGATTGACTTCGGTTTTGAAAGGGCGGACCTTCAGGTGGATGCTGACGGTCGCGTGAAAACTGACTCGGATGTTTTGGAAACCACTCTGAAGTCCGGTGAGAACGTGGCAGTTATGACCTGCATGTGGGCGAACAACGAGACGGGCAATATTCAACCGGTGAGAGAACTGGCGCGATTTGCGCGTGAGCGCAACATCCCTTTCCACACGGATGCCGTGCAAGCTGTGGGGCATGTACCAGTGAATTTTCACGAACTCGGCGCAACTACGTTGGCGGCGAGCGCGCACAAGTTCGGCGGACCAAAGTCTGTGGGCATTCTGCTTGCTCGACGTGATGCGGATATCTTGAGCCCCGTTCGTGGCGGGGGCCAAGAAAGGAAGCTGCGGTCGGGGACCGTAAACGTCCAAGGGGCGGCGGGAGCGGCTGCGGCGCTGGCGGCGTCGGTGCAAAGAATGGAGGAAGAAAACCTAGAAGCAGCCAATCGCCGAGACCGCTTGCGGGCAGCGGTGGAAAAAGTCGACGGTGTGCGGATATGGACTCAGGAGCCTGCGCTGGCGGGACATCTGCATTTCAGCGTGCCGGGTGCGGAAGGGGACAGCATGATCATGTTGTTGGATGCCGCCGGGGTGGATGCGTCGACGGGATCTGCGTGTAGTGCGGGGGTCAATCGGGCGTCTACGGTGCTAACAGCGATGGGCGTAGACGTGTCCGTAGCGCGCGGGGCTTTGCGGCTCACCGTTGGGCCCGATGCGGATCTCAATGCGGTGGATGATTTAGCAGAGCGCCTGCCAAGGATTTTGGAACAGGCGCGATCGGCAGGCATGGCGTTCTAA
- the mnmA gene encoding tRNA 2-thiouridine(34) synthase MnmA, with product MRVVAAMSGGVDSAVAASRALEAGHDVVGVHLALSQSPEAVRAGSRGCCSLEDSADARRVADKLGIPFYVWDFSDRFKADVIDNFVDSYSIGETPNPCLRCNEKIKFEALLDRSIALGFDAVATGHYARLHDGVLRRGIDANKDQSYVLGVLTDEQLAHCMFPVGDTIKPDIREEAAENGFGVASKPDSHDICFIPDGRTQAFLGNKIGLRPGMVQSTGGEKLADHDGVYGFTIGQRKGLGLPREGLDGKPRYVTDIDAATGTVTVGHRRDLRIGGIVADRLKRLDPEVHGREFDCEVQVRAHGGVVPAVARLVDDPEPVTPAGRNKHEDEAPFRLELELAEPLEGVARGQAAVVYRPDEAGDILLGSGTIRATTPWDRN from the coding sequence ATGCGAGTAGTAGCAGCGATGAGTGGTGGAGTGGATTCGGCGGTTGCAGCCTCCCGCGCGCTGGAGGCCGGGCATGACGTAGTGGGCGTGCATCTTGCCCTATCCCAATCGCCGGAAGCGGTGCGCGCTGGCTCGCGCGGATGCTGTTCTTTGGAGGACTCCGCCGATGCCCGCCGCGTGGCGGACAAGTTGGGCATCCCTTTCTATGTCTGGGACTTCTCTGATCGATTCAAAGCCGATGTCATTGATAATTTCGTGGATTCCTATTCAATCGGTGAAACCCCGAACCCATGCTTGCGCTGCAATGAGAAGATCAAGTTTGAGGCCCTGCTGGATCGCTCCATCGCGCTGGGCTTCGATGCAGTCGCCACCGGGCACTACGCACGCCTGCACGACGGTGTACTGCGCCGCGGGATCGATGCGAACAAGGATCAGTCCTACGTCCTTGGCGTGCTCACGGATGAACAATTGGCGCACTGCATGTTTCCAGTTGGCGACACAATCAAGCCCGATATTCGCGAGGAAGCAGCGGAGAATGGGTTCGGCGTAGCTTCAAAGCCGGATTCCCATGACATTTGCTTCATCCCAGACGGTCGCACGCAAGCCTTTCTGGGGAACAAAATCGGGTTGCGTCCAGGAATGGTGCAATCTACGGGTGGCGAGAAATTAGCTGATCACGATGGTGTTTATGGTTTCACCATCGGGCAGCGCAAGGGCTTGGGCTTGCCACGCGAGGGGCTTGATGGCAAGCCTCGCTATGTTACGGATATCGACGCCGCCACGGGCACAGTGACCGTTGGTCACCGTAGGGACCTGCGGATCGGCGGTATCGTCGCTGATCGTCTCAAACGGTTGGACCCAGAAGTACACGGACGGGAGTTCGACTGCGAAGTCCAAGTGCGTGCCCACGGTGGGGTAGTGCCGGCGGTTGCGCGACTTGTGGATGATCCGGAACCGGTGACCCCGGCGGGTCGCAATAAGCACGAGGACGAAGCTCCATTTCGCCTGGAACTGGAACTCGCCGAACCGTTAGAAGGTGTGGCCCGTGGCCAAGCTGCGGTGGTCTATCGGCCGGATGAAGCTGGCGATATTCTGTTGGGCTCTGGAACGATACGCGCGACCACTCCGTGGGATCGGAACTAG